One genomic segment of Diceros bicornis minor isolate mBicDic1 chromosome 25, mDicBic1.mat.cur, whole genome shotgun sequence includes these proteins:
- the NFYB gene encoding nuclear transcription factor Y subunit beta isoform X2 — MTMDGDSTTTDASQLGISADYIGGSHYVIQPHDDTEDSMNDHEDTNGSKESFREQDIYLPIANVARIMKNAIPQTGKIAKDAKECVQECVSEFISFITSEASERCHQEKRKTINGEDILFAMSTLGFDSYVEPLKLYLQKFREAMKGEKGIGGTVTATDGLSEELTEEAFTNQLPAGLITADGQQQNVMVYTTSYQQISGVQQIQFS; from the exons ATGGATGGTGACAGTACTACAACAGATGCTTCTCAGCTAGGAATTTCGGCAGACTATATTGGAGGAAGTCATTACGTTATACAGCCTCATGATG atacTGAGGACAGCATGAATGATCATGAAGACACAAATGGTTCAAAAGAAAGTTTCAGAGAACAAGACATATATCTTCCAATTGCAAATGTGGCGAGAATAATGAAAAATGCCATACCTCAGACGGGAAAG ATTGCAAAAGATGCCAAAGAATGTGTTCAAGAATGTGTGAGTGAGTTCATCAGCTTTATAACATCTGAAGCGAGTGAAAGATGCCATCAGGAGAAACGGAAGACAATCAATGGAGAAGATATTCTCTTTGCCATGTCTACCTTAGGCTTTGACAGTTACGTAGAACCTCTAAAGTTATACCTTCAGAAATTCAGAGAG GCTatgaagggagagaaaggaattgGTGGAACAGTCACAGCTACAGATGGACTAAGTGAAGAGCTAACAGAAGAGGCATTTA CTAACCAGTTACCAGCTGGCTTAATAACTGCAGATGGGCAACAACAGAATGTTATGGTTTACACAACGTCATATCAACAG ATTTCTGGTGTTCAACAAATTCAGTTTTCATGA